ATTTAACTCTTCAATTTTAGAATTAATAAAAGTCAATTGTTGTAATACTAAAGAAAGTTCTCCTTCTTTCTTTAATCTTTTTTGGAAATTTTCTTCTCTTTTTTTACTCTCAGAAAGTTTTTGTTTTTGGTCAAGCTCATTAGTATCAATACCTAACCAAAATAGATATAAAGCCTCATATACTTCGGAAGAAGCAAAAGAGCTGAGGACCTTTACAATATTGGTCATTTTATTTTTTTCATCTCTAATGTTCTTAGAAATAATTTGTCTGAAAGTGGGTTTATCAACTTCGGATTTAAAAATGAATTCCTTTAGTCTTTTATCAAATTCATTATTATTGGTTATGTTCTCACCATTTACTGCTTGAATCTTTTTACCCCTTTGTAGGAAATTTCTTTTAATCAATATATTTTCTGAGGTTTTATCATTCAAATCATCAGCAAGTTCAATTTCAATAATAATATCGTTCTCTTTTAAAAAGTTTTCAATAAAAGTGTTTGGCTGTTTTTTAAATTCGGTGTCTTGATAAATATTTTTGCCGTCACCGCCAAAACAATAATCAACAAGTCTTATTACAGTTGTCTTACCAACATTATTTCCAGTTGAAGTTTTTGAAAGGTCTTCAGGAGTTTCGTCCACAATAAGATTTATACCTTTATGAAAAGTAATCTCTCTTATTAAAGAGTCTCTGTTTAATATTTTTAATGATTTTAGAAACATTTTTCAATTAATCTGTTTTCTGCATTTTTAATGACACCAATAATAAATAGCCAATCCAAAACAAGGGTATAAAGATTCAAGCTTATTTCTAATTCTAAATTAACTTTTTGAAATAGGTCAAAATAATCAACTTTCTTTTCATCAGAATCATTAAGCACCTCAATCACTTTACTTCCAAGAAAGTATAAGTCCCTGTCTGGCTTTATGTCGTTACTAAGTATCATTTTTTTATTGGCTCCTCAAGTATTTTACATCGCATAAAGGCATCTACCATAACAATTAAAATACCCATTTTTATTGACTCAATTGGCAAACTAGGACTTAAATTTGAACTTGATTCTAGAATCTTCCAGATTTCATTTTCAATATTTTCAAAGATTAAATCGGCATTTTTCCTAATAATTTCAATGTTTTTATATTTTCCCTTTTCCTTCAAATAAAGTGATTTAATATTTTGAAGTAAAAAAGATTTTTTACTCGAACCTTGTTTTTCTATTTCATCATAGATACCATTTAGCTTACCTTGATAAATACTGTATTCTTCAATTACTGGCTTGTATGTAACAACATTGTTATACTGGATTTTATCTTCTGTAATAGGAGCATTTTTACCCATCGCTTCAAATTCATCTTCCAATAAATTTGAACCAATTTGATTAATGAGAATACTTAAAACTGAGGGATATTTAGCTATTGTATTATTCCCGCTTTGTAGAGCATCCATTTTCGTTTCGTGTTCTCTTTTTAAAGTTTTAAGAGTTTCCACAGAATATTTACTTGGGTCGTTTGTTTCTATATGATGATTGGGACAAAGCAATATTAGATTTTGATAATCTGCTCTATCTTTATCCGACATATTTGGATTAAACCTGTCTGCTTTATGTGTATTTTTATTTGCATCTTCAATGTGGCAAATATTCGAGAAATTTGTATCATCTTCCCAGTTCAAGAACTTAACATCACATCCAGGAAATGCACAACGATTACCTGAGAGAGTGTAAAGTCTTTTAATTGTTAAAGTTGAATAATTTCTTGATTGATTATTTGCCATACTTTTTTATTGTCAAATGTAATTATTTTCTGAAACATGTGTGTATCGCTCGGTTGTTTTTGTACTATTATGTCCCATCCATTCCTGAATATATCTAATATCTACTCCTTGCTCAAGTTGATGTGTTGCATAACTATGTCTTAATATGTGAGGATATACATTTTTTTTAATGCCTGCTCTTTTTGCAGCATTTTTAACATCATTTACTATACTCGTTGCACTATATTGCTTCTGCTTTTGTCCTTCGAATATATATATATCAGGTCTGTCTTTTTTGTAATACTGACGTAAAAGGTTCAAAACCGATGTAGCCAACTGAACATACCTGTCTTTCTTGCCTTTGGCACTTCGTATTAGTATAAGCATTCGTTTAGAGTCAATATCACTTATTTTAAGATTAATTGCCTCACTTCTTCTTAAGCCACAAGAATATATCAAGGCAATTAATGCCTTATGTTTCAGGTTTTTAGTCCTTATAATCATTAACTCAATTTCGCCTTTGCTCAATACTTCAGGCAATGTACTTTCCTTTCTTGGCCTCTCAATATCAAAATACTGTTTTTCTCTGCCCAATACTTTTTCATAATAAAATTTAATGGAATTAATTCGTTGGTTCTGTTGGCTTCCAGAAATGTTTTTCTCTCTGATTAGTTTTAAAATATATTGGTTTATTTCGTCTTTTGAAATGCTTCCTAAGTTTTTGTTTTGAAAATAGTTTGCAAAATCGCCGAAGTAATTAAGGTAAGTCGATTTTGTGTTTTCGGCATATCTTTTCTGGTCTAATAAATCTAAATAATTAATTGGAATTTCAACTTTTGGTTTTACTTCTGTAATATTGGCAGTTTTGCTTTCTGTATTTTTTCGATTTTGAGGTTTTAATGCTGAATAATCTACTAAACCCTCAGTTTTAAGCGTATCGTAAACCCTACTTAAGCTAAATTCTTTTTTCGGAATATACCAAAACCTCCTACTTTGGCTCCAGTGGGCTCCGGTTGATTTTACTTTGTCTATAAGCTTCCTGTTAAAATCACAGTTAAAAACTACCACCTGTTTTTCGCGATATGTATCAAAAGCTAATGTAATTTTAAATTGGCTCATTCACTACGATTAATAAAATCAATCTGCGAATTTAAACAAATATTTATCGGAATTATAATAATATCTGAAACAAATTAATATTAGGTGCTTTTCTTTAAGCTGATTAATTCATGAATTTAATCAGTCCTCCATAGAACGAATTTTTCCCTATTATAAAAATACAAATTCAACTGCCTCGTAATCAACAAATTTGATGTTCTATGTATAAGGTATGCTAAAATAGTTTCTACTAATAACTATTGTTTTTAGTAAAAGCCAAAACAAAAATGTATCTCCAGTTCGTAAATTCTTTATACTTTTGAACTAGAAAAACTAATTCTAAAGAGATGGTTATTAGATTGAAAATTAAGTATTTAATTTTAATAATATTATTTATAACAGCAAATTTTGCTTATTCTCAAAAACTGAAAAATTTTACTCACGAAGATGAAAAATTCTTAAAAGAGATTCGCAATTTCTTAGAAAAAGGCAAAAAAAAGGAAGGTAGAATTCTTATGGACAGCTTTGAAAGTGTCTGGCAAGAAGAAGCTTTTTCTGAATCCGACAAAGAATTTATTTTCAGCTCCTGCGATCTGATGCTTAAAAAAAGAGCCTCTGCCTTTCCTCTTTTTGCCAATTTTTTCGAGTTACTGATTGCTTTTCACGAATCTGAGCATAACACTGAAAGCTTCGAAGAATGGAAAAAGGCAATTTTGCAGATTTTCGGTAATAAAAAAGTATCTAATAGAAAAATAGACCAAATGTTTGTTCAAACGCGTACTTTGCTGTTGAACAATACTATTTACAAATCTGTATCGGTAGAATGGAAAACACCTACAGGAAATTTTAGATTTGTAAGCGATGATAAAAAATTCTTAAAAGTTGTTTTCGACAAAACCGATATTGTGTGTTATGCGAAAAAGGATAGTTCGTTAATCCTTGAAACGAAAGGAGAGTTTTTGCCATTGGAGCAGCTATGGCTTGGTAGCGGAGGAATTGTTCCCTGGCACAGGGCAAATTTTGATATCTCAGAAGCTTCAGCAAAACTGAAATCCTATGAAATAAATTTGAAAAAATCTGCATATACTGCCGATTCTGTTTTTTTTGATTATGAAAGATTTTCTGATAAGCCAATTCCTGGTCGTTTAGAAGAGAAAATTGTAGCAATAAATGATACTTCAAGGATAAAATATCCCAAATTTATTTCATATGAAAAAAGGTTTAACGTCCCAAACATTTATAAAGGAATAAATTACGAAGGTGGATTTGCTATGCACGGTGCAAAATTTATTGGAAGTGGAACGGAAAAAGAAGATGTATTTCTCGAAATTTTATATAAAGATAGCGTTTTTTTAAGAGCAGGTTCGCAAAGTTTTCTATTTAAGAGAGATATGATTATTGCCCAAAATACAACTGTAACTTTCTATTTAGATACAGACTCAATCTATCATCCGGGTTTAGAATTTAAATTTTCGATAAAAAACAGGACGCTTACATTGAACAGAAATGGAATTGGGATTGAAAAAAGTCCATATTTTAATACTTTTCACCAGATTGATATGGATTTTGAAGTGCTGGAATGGAAAATTGATAATCCAAAAATTCTTTTCAAAGCAAAAAAAGGAAATTCTGAAGCAACTGCCTTTTTCGAATCGAACGATTTTTTTAGCGAAGAAAGATATAAAAACATTCAAGGAATGGACGATGTACATCCTTTTGTTTCCGTTTATAAATTTGCTGCCTATTATCATTCTCGGGAATTTGGTGCTCTTGCCTACGCAAATTATCTTCGAAAACCATTGTATCAGGTCAAGCAACAATTGATGACTCTCGCATATTCCGGATATATATCTTACGATACTCGCAGCGAAACTGTTGTAATTAGAGATAAGTTGTTGAATTATATGCGAGCAAACAGCAAAAAGAAAGACTACGATGTCATAAATTTCTATTCTGCAACTAAAAATAATAATAACGGACAGTTTAGTTTGCTCGATTACAGTATAAAGTTGTTCGGAGTGAAAACCATTCTGCTTAGCGATTCTCAAAATGTAGTAATTCACCCGCTCGATGGAGAATTACTGCTAAAGAAAAACAGAGATTTTGAGTTCGATGGAAAAATTAAGGCAGGACTTTTCGATTTTTATGGAAAGAAACTGGAGTTTGATTATGAAGATTTTAAGATAAAACTTACAAATATTGATTCAATAAGAATTTGGGCAAAAACAGGCGAAAAAGATAATTGGGGGCGCAATCTGCATAGAAAAGTAAAATCTGTTCTGCAAGATATTACAGGCGATCTGAAAATTGATTATCCAACAAATAAATCAGGTAAAGAAGATTTTCCGAGCTATCCGATTTTTAATAGCAAAAATCCGTCTTATGTTTATTACGATAAAAAACATATTCAAAAAGGAGTATATAATAAAGAGAATTTTTATTTTCAAGTATTTCCGTTCAAAATTGATAGTCTCGACAATTTTTCGACAGATGGTTTAGAATTTGATGGCCATTTCACACCGGCAAGTATATTTCCGTCTTTCGATGAAAAGCTAAAAATTCAATCCGATTTTTCTCTCGGATTTATCCGCTCTACTCCTACCGATGGATTTCCTGCCTACCAAAACAAAGGCGTTTATAAAAATGAAATTCGTTTGAGTCACAGAGGATTAAGGGGCGATGGAGAATTAAATTATCTGAGGTCAACAACTCTATCTGACGATTATATCTTTTTCCCGGATTCTATGAACACACATGCAAACAAATTTAATAATATTAAAACTCTTTCGGGAATAGAATATCCTTCGGTAGAGGCAGATAGCATATATATTCATTGGGAACCATGGCAAGACCAAATGATTGTCCATAAAAAGAAAATTCCTATGCAAATGTATGATAAAGAGGCAATTATTCATGGAGCAATTGTTTTGGAACCAACAGGAATGAGAGGTTGGGGGAAAATGGAATTTGTAAATGCCGAACTTAGCTCGCCGGAGTTTATATATTCAGCAGATGTTTTCGATGCAGATACATCAAATTTCGATTTAAAATCGGCAGGATTTGAAGGTTTTGCATTTAAAACTCATAACGTAAATTCTCATATAGATTTTATTGAACGAACCGGCGAGTTCTTATCGAACGATTCTGCTTCATTTGTCGAGTTCCCTAAAAATCAGTATGTCTGTTATATGGATATGTTCACTTGGTTTATGGAAAAAGAAGAAATAGATATGAGTGTTAGTTCTATTTCAATTTCCGACAGATTGTATCAACAAGGATTATCTCCCGATGAACTTGAGGATGTAGAACTTGATGGTGCAATTTTCACTTCTGTCCATCCAAAGCAAGATTCGCTGGAGTTTATTTCTCCTGTTGCAAACTATAATCTTCAAAAACATTTAATCACAGCTCGGGAAGTTAGATTGCTAAAAGTAGCCGATGCAACAATTTATCCGGGAGATGGCGAGATAATTGTTGAAAAGAAAGCTATTATGCGAACCTTAGACTCTGCGAAAATAGTTGCTAATAATGCTTCAAGATATCATATAATTTACGAATCTACTGTAAATATTTTTGGAGCAAAAGACTATTCGGCTAACGGAAAATACGATTATATTGACGAACTTAACCGAAAACAAACAATAAAATTTGATGTGGTTGCAGTAGATACAGCCGTGCAAACCTATGCTAGCGGAACAATCATTGATTCAATGCTTTTTACTCTGAGTCCGCATTTCAATTTCGAAGGCGATGTTAGGCTTAATGCCGACAATGAGTTCCTTACTTTTACAGGAGCAGTGAGAATTTCACATGAGTGCGAAACTTTGAATAGGCGATGGATAAAATTCTCGGAGGAAATTGATCCGAATAATATTCTAATTCCGATTGCCGAAAAACCAAAAGATAGATCGGGTACAAAACTTTATGCCGGTCTTATGCTGAATAAGGATTCTGCACACATTTATTCTTCCTTCATGAATAAACCAAAACGAGCTAACGACCTGAAAATACTGAATACTTCCGGTTATCTTTATTATGACAATATCAACGAGGAATATCAAATTTCCAATAAAGAAAAATTAGAAGAATTTAATTTGCCGGGCAATTTTCTTAGTTTGAATAAAAAGAACTGTGTGATTTATGGCGAAGGAGAGC
The window above is part of the Bacteroidota bacterium genome. Proteins encoded here:
- a CDS encoding HNH endonuclease, producing the protein MANNQSRNYSTLTIKRLYTLSGNRCAFPGCDVKFLNWEDDTNFSNICHIEDANKNTHKADRFNPNMSDKDRADYQNLILLCPNHHIETNDPSKYSVETLKTLKREHETKMDALQSGNNTIAKYPSVLSILINQIGSNLLEDEFEAMGKNAPITEDKIQYNNVVTYKPVIEEYSIYQGKLNGIYDEIEKQGSSKKSFLLQNIKSLYLKEKGKYKNIEIIRKNADLIFENIENEIWKILESSSNLSPSLPIESIKMGILIVMVDAFMRCKILEEPIKK
- a CDS encoding site-specific integrase; translated protein: MSQFKITLAFDTYREKQVVVFNCDFNRKLIDKVKSTGAHWSQSRRFWYIPKKEFSLSRVYDTLKTEGLVDYSALKPQNRKNTESKTANITEVKPKVEIPINYLDLLDQKRYAENTKSTYLNYFGDFANYFQNKNLGSISKDEINQYILKLIREKNISGSQQNQRINSIKFYYEKVLGREKQYFDIERPRKESTLPEVLSKGEIELMIIRTKNLKHKALIALIYSCGLRRSEAINLKISDIDSKRMLILIRSAKGKKDRYVQLATSVLNLLRQYYKKDRPDIYIFEGQKQKQYSATSIVNDVKNAAKRAGIKKNVYPHILRHSYATHQLEQGVDIRYIQEWMGHNSTKTTERYTHVSENNYI